The region TCACATCAGCTGCTCAGctggtttcctcacctgtaaagtggaaccccctccctgcctcccacctcaGGGCTGATTGTGAGGAGGTTAAGATGGGCACAAAGCACACCCTGTGGTGCAGAGTGCTCACGTAGGCGGTGCCGTCTCCCAGCCCGCCACTCCCTCTCTTGTGAAGCATCCTGCCCTGGTATGTTCCCGTTTCGTTAATAACACTCTAAAGAGGTCTCCCCTCATGAGCATCCTCCAAGTTCCTCTCCTTCATGCAGGTAGATTTTTTTCCCCGCACCTGAGCTCTTTTTTCAAGGGCTGAGTCCCGTCCCGGCTGTTAGGTTTAGTTTTGTTTAAGACCAAGTGTTAGGCTGGTTGCAGTGGCTTACCCCAGTAATgcctgcactttgggaggtcgagaaaggaagatcacttgaggccaggacttcaagatgagcctgggcaacatagagagccCCTGTccctatagaaaataaaaaaattagctgggtgtggtgctggGCCGCTCTAATGGagaggctaagcccaggagtttaaggttgcagtgagctatgatcacaccactgcacttctGTCTGGGTGATAGAGGGAGACCCAATCTACAGAAAAGACCAAGTGTCTAACATAACCTGTTTGTTGTTATGAGACTTAACCAAGCTGTAACTCAAATCAAAACATGAAGCTGTTTATATTCTTGTGTAAAAAGTCATCTCTCTTCGTGGCGGGGACTGGGAATTCATCTGCAGAAGGAAGGTGCATTTCCAGTAACCCAGAACCGGGCGCTGCAGCTGCTTTACGATCTGCGTTATCTCAACATTGTTCTGACAGCCAAGGCTGAAGAGGGCAAGAGCAGCCGAAGCAAGCCGGACTCCAGGTGTAGTATCCCCTCCACTGAGCTGTCACAAGACAGGCTCTTCCACATACAGAGGGCCCCTTGCTGGGAAGCCACAAAAGAGAAGCATCAGCCTCTTAATTACAGGTTCactgtgtttgttttaaatagttaAGTGTTCATATATTACCATGGAGGTAAATAATGGCCACCTGCTGCTTAAACTCCATGGTCAACTGCTATAGGTagaccctcctcctctcttcaGAGTCAGCCTAGCAGCTGtcaaggatcatttgagcccttAGTGccctccctaaaaacaaaacgTGAGGAAGGAGTGGACTTCATTCACTTAGGCACCCCATCAGATTGCAACTCTGAGGATTACTGAAGCATGATGATCAGTGACAATGTACTAAGTCAGCAGCTAAGTAGAATAAAATCCAATTCCAGGATTTCTGTGGCATTAAAATACTGCAAGATTGTGAATCTAATCctaaaaaagtatggagaataatGATTCTAATCCTTTTCTCAGAATCGAGAAAGTTACTGACCACCTGGAAGCACTCATTGATCCATTTGACCTGGACGTTTTCATGCCACACCTCAACAGCAACCTTAATCGCCTGGTGCAGCGAACTTCTGTGAGTCAGGTCTAAAGCTTGCTCAGCGTGAGTCAGGTGCCACAGGCTCAAATTGCACAATTAGCCTGCTCCAGCACTTAACACTCCAGGATGCAGCATTGGGAGGGTAAGACACAAATAGCTCTGTGTTGTTGTATGGGCTGAAAGAGGATTAGATACAGTCTCACATGCTGAGGCAAACATGGTCTGATCCCATTAGTTGTCAATAAGGATTATTAAAGTTTTATCTAGGcttcagaaagaataaaagaactgTATGTCTATGAGATGCTGACCTGTGGGGCATTGAGAAGTAATTTTGAAGCATCACTACACTCAAAAGAACATTCCCCCAAACAATGGTTAGAAATAGTGATTGATTATCTAACAGACAAATGACTCTGCCATTTCCTGTCTGTGAGGTGCTGTTTGGACTGGTCACCGGTACAGAGAATCAGTTCAGCCCTCGGAGCAGTACATTCAACTCCCAAGAACCCCATAACATACTGCCACTGGCCTCAAGTCAGATCAGGTAAATGACTCTAGGCTTTCACAGGGCCTGAAGCTGCCTATTTGCGGTACTGAAATTCTTTCCCCTTGTCTTAAGGTTTGGACTTCTCCCATTGAGCATGACAAGCACTCGAAGGGTGAAATCAACCAGCAGAAGTGCTGAAACAAAAGCCCAGGTTAGTGCCAACAGCAGGAGGTTCACCCTTCTTGATCCTGTCCCCATCTCCTGCCCAGCCACCCAATCAGTTCCCTTTGAAGTAACTGATAAAGAACCAAATGACAAAATGCACTAATGCTGCTTTTTAATGGCGGCGCAATAAAGAAGTACAAGGTTTTACTCACTTGAGCTAATAGAAGTTTTAGAAGTAGCCCATGGACACTACTGAGTAGCTTCAGAATAGAAATGCTTTTCAGGCTGCCCAGGCTGTAGAAAATATACAGGACACAGTGGAGATTATCTCTCGTGTTTAGTAGAGTGGAAGAGTTAACTGCCAACCTAGCACTGTGATTGtacttatttggaaaaaatttgttttgttctggTGATGGTTTCACCTCATCTCTTAGTTGGGTGGCTCGGAAAGAAAATTCGCTTCCCcaagttttatgttttcttgttAATATACATTTTGTTTCAGTCGGATGCCATCCATTAAGCCCGCAGGAGTCCTCCTGGGTATTTCTGAGTTGTGTTGTGTACACGTTTGAGAGTTGCAACAATCTGTTTTCTTACACACTTAGCTGTTGTTTGCTTACTGTTAGACAAAAGATGAGTGGCGTATCCTTTCCATGTTCCCTGATACCAAACCCATCAAGATCCACAGTCCTCATCAActatcttgttttaaaatttgggagaTCGTAGTataaccaaaccaaaccaaaccaaacaaactgGCAAAAACCACTCACTCCCTAAGCATGGGCCTGTGCTGTAACTTCCCCAGAACAGTGTTCCATTCCCAGTGACTGGCCCTCTGATTCTGTCCTAATTAGAGGAACAGAACATGGAAAGGAGGTACATATGCATATGTTTACCTTCTCCTAGgacattttcaaattttagtgCTGTCCCATAATAAAATCTCATGCTGTTCCCTGTGTCCTCTTCCAATCTGGAGAAACAGCAAAGTCATCTGACTGGGGCTGTCCGTGTTGCTCAGACCTGCTTGTGTGCTGTGTGGCCTGAGTGGTGTGGCATGGTGTGGGTGAGCAGGCAGGAGGGCTCGGGTAGACTCTAAGGCACTTTCCTCTACTTCCAATGGCAGGTTGTCCCCCCGGCACTCTCCACAGCAGGTGACCCGATGCTTCCTGGCTCCTTGTTCAGACAGCTTGTCAGTGAGGAAGATGACACGTCTGCACCTTCATTATTCAAACTGAGCTGGCTCTCTAGTATGACTAAGTAACACAGGAACACATCCAACTCtaaataaatactattatttctTCTAAAGGTGCCTCTGCTCATTTCTTTTAAAGCCACACCAATCTATCCAGTTCCAATGATGGAATGTGGCCCCTGCTTCATATCAGGGGTTACTTTAAGCATAAAGTTAATCCTTGTCCAACAGTTTAACAATAGTTGTTGCTTTAGACATCAGGCAGCTTACACTTTATCAGCATTCACCTTCACTATTGAGGCTACAGGTGGAATTGCCAAAGACATCAGGTAAGCTGTTGAGTTAAGATGAAAAGTCATCACGTACTCCTTCACTTTCAGAACTGTGCAGCATTTCCTACTATAGTCTTAGGCGCAGACTCTGGAGGAATATTGAGACAGAAGTTATGCATATACAAGTCTAAAAGACATTCTCCCtggaaatacaaatatataacaGAGTGGAGACCACTGTCGGGGAGGGTGCTTCTCTTACAGTCTAAACTGGATCTGTTATCCTGTTAGAAAGAGTCCTTGTAATAGAACATCTACTTACTGAGAGGTAGTATGGCAGTACATTTCAGTGCAAGACTGAGTCAAGATTtctatatttgggaaaaaaaaaaacttgtttttttcatGGAAACTAGATACTCTTTACTagtttattgaattaaaaaaattgaagatcccacatttttaaaatgccctTTTACATGAAGAATTTCTAATTGACAGATTTGGAAATCAGTCTGGATTAGGCATACTATGGATCAACACACAGATGAGATTTCCTCATACCACTACCATGACATGGATTTGACACCCTCCCTCAAAAGAATCCTATAAAAAAATTGCTTCAAAGCCCCTTTGAAATCGCAATAGTGCAGCAAAACCACAAGTAAACAATTGCCTGTTAACCTGTTATTTCAAATATAGACTGAAAAGCCAACaggcatttttgtgtgtgtgcaattttttttttttttttaaaacaaatcgcAAGTTGAAATATCCGATCTGCACAGCGCTGTCCCTTCATAGAAGGCAAGAAACTGCCAGCACATCATGTCGGAGGCCGTCCCCGGTGCTGTAGGCTGTGAAAGTGGGCCTCCTTCAGGGTCTGGTTGATGTGGAAATAAGGGCCTTGGCACAGTGCGGACTGCTCGGGCACAGGCTGAGGGGTGTTAGGGCTGGATCCAGCAACCGTCTGGCTTAAGCTGCCTTCTGGCCCGCTGGCCCTGTCTGGGCTGTTgatgctgctgttgctgctgctgctgctgctgctgctactgctgctgccgCCACTGTCGCTGCCTGAAGactgaaggaaaaagacaaaaacaagatCATGATCAGGCTGTTTGGTTTTTTAAGAACTTTACTATGGTTTAATGTACAACAGCCTTACTTAACTGTATTTTTTCAATTCACCTTGAAGATGAAGACATTTATTGGGCTTTACAAAACACCTTCACCCCAAGACGTTTTGTTCTATCCTCACAGCTAGCCTGTTAGGTCCCTAGGATTTACTACCCCACAACACAGCCAAAGGTGAATAGACCCAGATTCAAGCACAGGCTTTCCAACTCCAAATCCTTTCAGCTACATCTTAATTCCTTCACACATCTTCTGTACCTACTTTTACAACTCATTTCAGTAATTTCCAATCAAAGGAGGAAGTTTTAGGCCTCTAAGGGAAAGTAACAGTATTAGTACAGGGTATAATAAAGGTGTCCCCATAACAAATAAGATGGTTTCTAGGTACACATGAAGATAAAACCTATGCCACTTTTGTGATCATCCTCTCACTGAGGACTTAGATGGCACCGTACAGCTGCAGGACATACAAGTTACGCCGCCTTTCTGCAGTTCAGTGTGCCTATGTGCGTCACTGGGCCCTCGTGCCTCATGTCTTCTTTCATGTAACTACCATGGCTGGTGTTTTAGTCCTCTTGAAGAAACTGTCCGAGATCTTTGACAAGTCATTTTCAGAAACTCTTGCCTTTCCAACACTAGCCTTCTCAGAAGGGAAGACAATAAGGATCTATTTCAGAGCTATGGTattttgcaaactttttttttttttttggagaccgagtctcactttgtcattcttagtagagtgccatggcatcatagctcatagcaaccttgaactcttgggctcaagcaagtctcttgccttggccttctacgagccaggactataggtacccactactacacttggctattttttttaagagacagggtctcactctagctcaggtcttgaacctgtgagctcaagcaattcatctgcctatgcctcccagagtgatgggtaTGAACCATGGCACCAGGCCCTATTTTGCAAACTTAACACTGTTCCAAATAAATGACAACCCTGATGACTCACTTAGCAGTCCCTTTCTCTATTTATTGCTGAAATCAATGCATGAGAAAGTCAGAATCCCACTAATTAATGGTCtggtatataacttttttttaacttagctCTTTGATACATACAAACTTGTTCCCTTAGACAAAAACATTGGTTTTGAAATGTCTGCTTACAACTATGTAAAGTCTATACGTcagaaaaaagactggaaagaaGCAGACTACCATAGTTGTGTTAAAATGGAAGAATtatatggcttggcgcctatggctcaagtggctggggtgccagccacatacacctgagctggcgggtttgaatccagcccgggcccgccaaacaacagtgacggttgaaaccaaaaaaaaaaaaggaagaattatagttgcttatttttttctgccctttactataactttttttatttttttgagacagagtcacactatgtcaccctcagtagagtgccatagtgtcacagctcacagcaacctcaaactcttgggcttaagtgattctcttaccttagcctcccaagtagctgggactacaggctattttttattgttgttgtagttgttattgttgtttggcaggcccaggccaggtttgaacctgccagtcctgatgtatgtggctggcaccctaactgctgagttacaagcgccaagccaacttttttttttttaaagagatggaggtctcactatgttgccaaggctggtctcaaactcctggactcaagtgatcctcttccctcaacctTGCCAGTTGCTGAGATTGCAGGCACATGCCACACTACCTGGCTTTACTATAGCTTTTTTTACAAAATGATTAATATGTATTTTCACTGTAAAAATGATTACATAAATGAAATGTTTCCAGATATatacttttaaagtaattttttgtttcaaattaatatggtacaaatttttagattacactGTTCTTACTTTCAAGGtaaaagttccagttgtaaaagaacccctcacccaggaggcgtgGTATCCACCCCacgcattgtgcccattaggtgagacctagccaaatgcccttcctccttccgcctatcatcctctcccctcccctatcCCTCTTTCCCCCATGCTAGACTATATTTgcttgttttgcagtttttggccggggccagccACCtgtggtacatggggccagcaccttacttctttgagccacaggcaccgccctatattcgtgttttattgttcatgtaaGCAAATTGGTTCAtatactattgagtacattggatatttatttttccgtTCTTGCAATATAAAGTGAGCCCTTTTACCAAATTCAGTACTACTTCTATCTCTTTTTTGACCAGAAGTTACATCTAACAATATACACATAACTTGTCtgaaacagtgaaaaaaatgaatgttcatGAAGCAACCATCATTAATAAAACTAAAACCAAGATTTATCATGAGCCCGAGGTCATTTGGAGCTACAGTCACATATGCCATTACCATGCATAGTAGGAGACAACCTGTCTTagtaaagctaaaaaaaaaaacaaaactcacgAATGAATTATAATGTCTGAATTAATCAGGTGGCAGGTTTTGCTGCAGCAGCAATTAAATTTACTTAAAGGCTTAAGAAGTCAAAGCCAATTCAaagactcaatttttttttctacaaaagcTTCTCTTAAGCTAGTGTAACAACCCAGAACAGCCAGGTACACCTTGTGAGGTCATGAATATTTAACAAGTAGGTTACTACACTGGATAAGAAACCCACCGCGCAGAACGCTTTGTTTCctcttagtctgttttctttattgtttttcattacAGGTACTGTCTGAAAATTAAGGTGAGAACTAGAATCAGTTGCTAGTAAGCCAAGTTTTCATCTCAAATTATATCTATTTCACAATATAATAATAAGAGAGACTATTCTGAGAAAGAGTGtaagttctttaaaataaacaagaaagatTTCTGTAgggcaactttttaaaaacaataagtaTACTTGGAATTTCTAGTTccttttagaaataataataaactttataGAGACGGTGTAACCTTGTTTTTAATAGCTAAAATTGAAAACCATCTAAATATGTAACAATAAAGACTCAGTTAAATTATAATATATCTGTTGTATACATACATATCAAagttctattcagccattagcAATGAGAGAGTCCACATACTCGGAAGTCCTTCACATCTTTTTCCAGTCCACACTGAACAGCATGCGTAGTATGTAATCTAATTTTTAGGATCTTTCCCTtcatgttatatgtataccatacaTAGTCTGGAAATGATTATATCACAAAACATTCAGACTTTGgatctattttatttgtaatatttgcattttctaaagcttctacaaaaaaatagttttgagggaaaaaaaggatcatgaataaataaattaaggaatGCTACTACAATACAGAGTATGGTGTTAGGTTACTTCTAACTTCAAGACAGAAATTTTAATGAAAGTATTCATCCTGCCAAGAAGAATTCTGGAAGATTTTAGTTTCACCTCACTTTACTTAAGAATTTCTAAACCTGTTTCAGTTATATTCACTTGTTCTGAGCAGGTCACTGACACTTTTAAACTAACAAACAGAGGCCACACAGACGAATATACCTTAACGTGTTactttaatacaaataaaatgttccATTAATGACTACTGTCACCAAAAGTAAGAACAATATATCTCTTTCAAGCAAAGATGCTTTGGTTGCTATTTTTTCTGCAAATTCAGACCAGTCTTCTATCAGGGAGGCTTAGGGAATATTTCATAACCTGTGAGATAGACCAGGATTTTTCAAATTGAGGGTGAAACCCATTGGTGGATAGCAATCagcaaaaaaaaggaatggtGCAACATGGTAAAGAGAATTTTCTGTGAAGCTTCTTTTTAATTATTCACAAAtatggagggtgccaaaaaaaatccctatacattttaagaaaagaaaaactgtactaTGATTGTAATAATCAGTATATACCAATGTTTaccttgtaattacagaagtcaaacatgacttattataattttaacat is a window of Nycticebus coucang isolate mNycCou1 chromosome 18, mNycCou1.pri, whole genome shotgun sequence DNA encoding:
- the FAM104A gene encoding protein FAM104A isoform X1, with translation MGGRGGDAGSGGGTDPSEGYSPPAASTRAAARAKARGGGRGSRRNAAPSAPSTRGVAPRRSPPPAAMSERLRPRKRRRNGNEEDNHLPPQTKRSSRNPVFQDSWDTETVPVMKNNKENRLRGNKAFCASSGSDSGGSSSSSSSSSSSNSSINSPDRASGPEGSLSQTVAGSSPNTPQPVPEQSALCQGPYFHINQTLKEAHFHSLQHRGRPPT